The Hymenobacter sp. GOD-10R genome includes a window with the following:
- a CDS encoding YwqG family protein — MTSLPPQTLDDLQAAAEAEGLGTFWPRLAPYCRPSIRVSPALAAAPLPLGASRLGGVPDLPAAVGWPTWQGRSLSFLVQLNLAELAIYPAAAVLPSAGWLSFFYDAQEQPWGYDPANRGRAVVQYHGPDAVLAPRLLPADLSLEDYTAFPEVALSFAAEMTFPNPWEDEVGITEEELSEEQHEGYWRLLHRHGDGTSRLLGNPDVIQNPMRAQCALVTRGLYHGSTQGLQETQQKLGISDEQVEELKQAATTEWELLLQLDSHEAEANMMWEDLGRLYFWIPREALAQRDFGAVWQVLQCF, encoded by the coding sequence ATGACGAGCCTCCCCCCACAAACCCTAGACGACCTGCAAGCGGCTGCCGAGGCCGAAGGCCTAGGTACCTTTTGGCCCCGTTTGGCGCCGTACTGCCGCCCGAGCATTCGGGTGTCGCCTGCTCTGGCCGCCGCACCGTTGCCCCTGGGCGCTTCGCGTCTAGGCGGTGTTCCCGATTTGCCCGCCGCGGTTGGCTGGCCTACTTGGCAGGGCCGGTCGTTGAGCTTTCTGGTTCAATTGAACCTAGCCGAGCTAGCTATTTACCCGGCTGCCGCGGTGCTGCCGTCGGCTGGGTGGCTGTCGTTTTTCTACGATGCACAAGAGCAGCCCTGGGGCTACGACCCCGCTAATCGGGGCCGAGCGGTGGTGCAGTATCATGGTCCGGACGCGGTGTTGGCGCCGCGTCTGCTCCCCGCCGATTTGTCGCTAGAGGACTACACAGCTTTCCCGGAGGTGGCCCTTTCGTTTGCCGCCGAAATGACTTTCCCCAACCCCTGGGAAGACGAAGTTGGTATTACCGAAGAAGAGCTAAGCGAGGAGCAGCACGAAGGCTACTGGCGGCTGTTGCACCGCCACGGAGATGGTACCAGTCGCCTGCTGGGCAACCCCGATGTTATCCAAAACCCCATGCGGGCGCAGTGTGCCCTCGTCACGCGCGGCCTGTACCACGGCAGCACGCAGGGCTTACAAGAGACGCAGCAGAAGCTAGGTATCAGCGACGAGCAGGTGGAAGAGCTCAAGCAGGCCGCCACTACCGAATGGGAACTGCTGTTGCAACTCGACAGCCACGAAGCCGAAGCCAACATGATGTGGGAAGACCTAGGTCGCCTGTATTTTTGGATACCCCGCGAGGCGCTAGCGCAACGCGATTTTGGGGCAGTGTGGCAAGTGCTCCAATGTTTCTAA
- a CDS encoding DUF4132 domain-containing protein: MVDLQPILQQLIEVVIAKPYGVKVGDLPAYQSVRKADSRYQGRLVLALATMMRECVQRQDYSTRYTVGELLTNLMRGTPKLSQEEYVHLFRLYGLEFDIIDYEARRMAFWGYPVGLTLIQVAKLTKKQSLGKLLQDYLLQLLEYTNVATTDLKEVAKARVKIQEILQQGAGLEILPTVVFSEADPFGRHLNQFVGKLDQADSLTHSWLTLLQLWQKASGTRPSAKYQKTLDVAAAAIGVEQLGPRVQEWLQVLLSVPVEATERTYNYPNYTYTHTEYLFLQESSLNTVKGLLWTIQPLVNELLLQSIAALAAKCYRKIPGKGPLAAGLGNACLLVLSQNGLPGVAALARVRSKIRQTNTQELIARYIAEESQKLGVTPAEIEDMAAPDFGLKNGRLEEVFGEYTATLTLTDGKADVQWQKTSKALKSVPAALKATHADELKELKAAQTQAQQTYAAQRDRLDRSFVDERRIPWTWFEQYYFQHGLMSLLARPLIWRLHQPDSSHHDALWLDEQWRDAHGQPVPLPSPDTQAQLWHPVLASMEEVLAWRQLLEAHQLRQPLKQAFREVYLLTPPEERTRTYSNRMAAHILKQHQFNSLAKLRGWRYSLLGAYDKGYDSEIASLALPSHNLQAEYWVSEVYADGEWNDTGIYNYVSTDQVRITRDGQPVPLPEVPPLAFSEVMRDVDLFVGVASVGNDPQWRDNGGLAQFRNYWESYSFGELGEVAKSRKLVLERLVPRLKIGRVSEIKGNFLVVRGKRRTYKIHLGSGNILMEPNDQYLCIVPDRSSKNMGAHDVFLPFEGDAVLSIILSKALLLMDDDKITDETILRQL, encoded by the coding sequence ATGGTTGATCTTCAACCTATTCTACAGCAATTAATAGAAGTCGTCATAGCCAAACCTTACGGGGTCAAGGTCGGCGACTTACCCGCGTACCAAAGCGTGCGGAAAGCTGATTCTCGTTACCAAGGACGCCTTGTCCTTGCGCTAGCAACCATGATGCGCGAATGTGTGCAACGACAAGATTACAGCACTCGGTATACCGTAGGTGAGCTTCTCACTAACCTGATGCGTGGTACTCCCAAGCTTAGCCAAGAAGAGTACGTGCACTTATTTCGCCTATACGGATTAGAGTTTGACATCATTGATTATGAGGCCCGACGAATGGCCTTTTGGGGATACCCTGTTGGTCTTACCTTGATTCAGGTGGCTAAGCTTACGAAAAAGCAAAGCTTGGGGAAGCTGCTGCAAGACTACTTATTGCAGCTCTTGGAGTACACAAATGTTGCGACGACAGACCTGAAAGAGGTCGCCAAAGCACGCGTTAAGATTCAGGAGATTTTGCAGCAAGGTGCGGGACTTGAAATACTGCCGACGGTCGTTTTTAGCGAAGCTGATCCTTTCGGCCGGCACCTGAATCAATTTGTGGGCAAGTTGGATCAAGCCGACTCTCTCACCCACTCTTGGCTGACGCTGTTGCAACTCTGGCAAAAAGCGAGCGGAACACGGCCTAGCGCCAAGTACCAAAAAACACTCGACGTTGCGGCAGCCGCTATAGGAGTGGAGCAACTCGGCCCGAGAGTTCAGGAGTGGCTACAAGTGTTGTTGAGTGTACCGGTTGAGGCTACAGAGCGGACTTATAACTACCCCAATTACACGTACACACATACCGAATACCTGTTTCTGCAGGAGTCAAGCTTAAATACCGTTAAAGGCTTACTGTGGACCATACAGCCACTGGTTAACGAACTGCTGCTGCAATCTATAGCCGCACTAGCCGCCAAGTGCTACCGCAAGATTCCGGGCAAAGGACCACTGGCGGCGGGGCTAGGTAACGCCTGCCTGCTGGTCTTGTCGCAGAACGGGCTGCCGGGCGTGGCGGCGCTGGCGCGGGTGCGCTCCAAAATCCGGCAGACCAACACTCAGGAGCTGATTGCGCGCTACATCGCCGAGGAGTCGCAAAAGCTAGGTGTCACGCCCGCCGAAATCGAGGACATGGCCGCGCCCGACTTCGGGCTGAAAAACGGCCGCTTGGAAGAGGTATTTGGTGAGTACACCGCCACACTTACCCTCACCGATGGTAAGGCCGACGTGCAGTGGCAGAAGACCAGCAAAGCGCTCAAAAGCGTCCCCGCTGCCCTCAAAGCCACGCACGCCGACGAACTGAAAGAGCTGAAAGCGGCCCAGACGCAAGCCCAGCAAACCTACGCTGCCCAACGCGACCGGCTCGACCGCAGCTTCGTGGACGAACGGCGCATTCCGTGGACGTGGTTCGAGCAGTACTACTTCCAACACGGCTTGATGAGCCTCCTCGCTCGTCCGCTCATCTGGCGCCTGCACCAGCCCGACAGCTCCCACCACGATGCGCTCTGGCTCGACGAGCAATGGCGTGATGCGCACGGGCAGCCCGTGCCACTACCTAGCCCCGACACGCAGGCGCAGCTCTGGCACCCCGTGCTAGCTTCGATGGAAGAGGTATTAGCCTGGCGCCAATTGCTCGAAGCCCACCAACTTCGCCAACCGCTCAAGCAGGCGTTTCGGGAGGTGTATTTGCTCACCCCGCCGGAGGAACGCACGCGCACCTACTCCAACCGTATGGCCGCGCATATTCTCAAGCAGCATCAGTTCAACAGTTTAGCGAAGTTGCGCGGCTGGCGCTACAGTTTGCTTGGCGCCTACGACAAGGGCTACGATTCCGAAATAGCGAGCCTAGCACTACCTAGCCACAACCTGCAAGCCGAGTACTGGGTGAGCGAGGTATACGCCGACGGCGAGTGGAACGACACCGGTATCTACAACTACGTCAGCACCGATCAGGTACGCATTACCCGCGACGGCCAGCCGGTGCCGTTGCCCGAGGTACCGCCGCTGGCCTTTTCGGAGGTGATGCGCGACGTGGACCTGTTCGTGGGGGTGGCCTCGGTGGGCAACGACCCACAGTGGCGCGACAACGGCGGCCTAGCCCAATTCCGCAACTACTGGGAAAGCTACAGCTTCGGTGAGCTAGGCGAAGTGGCCAAGAGCCGCAAGTTGGTGCTGGAGCGCCTAGTGCCGCGCCTGAAAATTGGCCGCGTCAGCGAGATCAAAGGCAACTTCTTGGTGGTGCGGGGCAAGCGGCGCACCTACAAGATTCACCTAGGTTCGGGCAACATCCTGATGGAGCCCAACGACCAGTACCTGTGCATTGTGCCCGACCGCTCTAGCAAGAACATGGGCGCCCACGACGTATTCCTGCCCTTCGAAGGCGACGCCGTGCTATCCATCATCCTGAGCAAGGCCCTGCTGCTGATGGACGACGACAAGATTACCGACGAAACTATTCTGCGCCAGCTATGA
- a CDS encoding DUF6493 family protein has translation MSTAAETFEHIILHQTAKELVPFLISLDKKEAMTLRRLTQHLKKRLEEYRPVEDKKGRTHYERLLTSEQQAMLAMSGLATFTRKEGLARSFELPWSLRNQLDNRQHYDLHWQVLRHFRPDWLGDMLALATRTNLWQAPDYAELRALEREGLINYDAPTFAQLLGNRLSRYDRGQESKRKFTPQEVEDFVLRDLRADPELLGRDLWLLFDYETNVNYDSTYIGPYPDGISIGWKTLLTKLSAAGDLDRNELLTRSLLALRRDFKRPLLGWFKDVFAELKPTLAERLARQNELVELLAHPLPVVVNFAIEQLKELWEEPGFDLAPLLQYADGLMTRPDLKTGIKTLLAGFEKLLKPQPTSAPALARLATAALSHADAGVQDRAARLLATVLGAKKPLLSEDETAEITATLTAYADLLTPAAGTRLAPWLTAPATTEVETAPDAGYAPLTHFVPDLSSANVLAPVADWHELLFLTGPLLAADNPVVVDRWVDGLLRLRPHLPPDHATQLQPYIKQVLSWLTSNKTPAEAEAIMRNFQGTGRKGPVDLLTALVIGLINTFEQPQVARVNLCPNEYQKPDPLLYLEQRRLAAAEARLRPGATPLPLLSTATHEPHWVAPSVLVQKLLAYQAADETPDAADLVVALARCAWSNPDDAAQARAHLPELHNADLRELLTWLLAPVEEGAPLPITTAETCASAPAAPQTEQIRHYGTSSTRTTTPLDAVPVPVPASAPPHAAELPAWLATTTTSLTAGVSLLQRAKEKLGKLIPIKSETEQIIPIDLTEALPWLWAVAARTRYPTAELPALAALGELPGLARPWQPGWTLAEIGLTYVRTWEKGKPTVTDKHVELLVPVTPATRPAPPLLPYAAYAGLSERIDMYAWTLHFYVPTTVALLPNNPEPLHWHVLRTCCRTDEAGSEVRDTMQRSLAGLLGTGPHHAVGTSTLLAAGLVHQAPTVRAMALEVLLSATDTGRLVPADLGRALGRLVATGRAPLARLTDGLAQVRAISLRTDDALCQALEALLPQLPVAPLRNTAKLLDTYADTSKRVRRSIPEAVQTRLREWQSVDSLKKAAGALLK, from the coding sequence ATGTCTACTGCTGCCGAAACGTTCGAGCACATTATCCTACACCAAACCGCCAAAGAGCTGGTACCCTTCCTAATAAGCCTCGATAAAAAGGAAGCTATGACCCTGCGCCGCCTCACGCAGCATCTCAAAAAGCGCCTCGAGGAATATCGCCCGGTAGAAGACAAAAAGGGGCGTACGCACTACGAGCGCCTGCTGACCAGCGAACAGCAAGCCATGCTGGCCATGTCAGGGCTAGCTACGTTTACGCGCAAGGAAGGCCTAGCCCGCAGCTTCGAGCTACCCTGGAGCCTGCGCAACCAGCTCGATAACCGCCAGCACTACGACCTACATTGGCAGGTGCTGCGCCACTTCCGGCCCGATTGGCTGGGCGACATGCTAGCCCTTGCCACCCGCACCAACCTGTGGCAGGCGCCCGACTACGCTGAGCTGCGGGCCTTAGAGCGCGAAGGCCTTATTAACTATGACGCGCCAACCTTCGCCCAACTGCTCGGCAATCGACTTTCGCGTTACGACCGCGGCCAAGAGAGCAAGCGCAAATTCACCCCGCAGGAAGTAGAAGATTTCGTACTCAGGGACTTGCGGGCCGACCCCGAGCTGCTGGGCCGCGACTTATGGCTGCTGTTCGACTACGAAACCAATGTCAACTACGACAGCACCTACATCGGTCCGTACCCGGATGGCATTTCAATCGGGTGGAAAACCCTGCTGACTAAGCTAAGTGCCGCGGGTGATCTTGACCGCAACGAGCTGCTCACGCGTAGTCTGCTGGCCTTGCGGCGCGACTTCAAACGGCCGTTGCTAGGCTGGTTTAAGGACGTATTTGCGGAATTGAAACCTACCCTAGCCGAACGCCTAGCCCGGCAAAACGAGCTAGTAGAACTGCTAGCCCACCCCCTACCAGTGGTGGTAAACTTTGCCATCGAGCAGCTAAAAGAGCTGTGGGAAGAACCAGGTTTCGACCTAGCTCCGCTCCTACAATACGCCGACGGCCTCATGACGCGGCCGGATCTGAAAACGGGTATCAAAACGCTACTAGCGGGTTTTGAGAAGCTGTTGAAGCCGCAACCAACTTCTGCTCCTGCCCTAGCTCGCCTAGCCACTGCCGCCCTGTCCCACGCCGATGCGGGCGTGCAGGACCGTGCCGCCCGCTTGCTGGCCACGGTGCTGGGTGCTAAAAAACCGCTACTTTCCGAAGACGAAACAGCAGAAATCACCGCCACCTTAACTGCCTACGCTGACCTGCTAACTCCAGCGGCCGGCACCCGCCTAGCGCCTTGGCTCACGGCGCCTGCTACGACCGAGGTCGAAACCGCACCCGATGCCGGCTACGCGCCACTCACGCACTTCGTGCCCGACCTTAGCTCTGCCAATGTGCTAGCGCCCGTAGCCGATTGGCACGAATTGCTGTTCCTAACGGGTCCATTATTGGCGGCCGACAACCCCGTGGTCGTGGACCGCTGGGTGGATGGGTTGCTCCGCCTGCGCCCGCACTTACCCCCCGACCACGCCACCCAGCTACAACCTTATATCAAGCAGGTGCTGAGCTGGCTTACGTCGAACAAAACGCCGGCCGAGGCAGAAGCGATTATGCGCAACTTTCAGGGTACTGGCCGGAAAGGGCCTGTCGATTTGCTGACGGCATTGGTAATTGGCCTGATTAATACCTTCGAGCAGCCGCAGGTAGCACGCGTCAATCTGTGTCCTAATGAGTACCAAAAGCCTGATCCGCTGCTGTATTTGGAGCAGCGCCGTTTGGCTGCTGCTGAGGCCCGTCTGCGCCCCGGTGCCACGCCCCTACCCTTGCTGAGCACTGCCACTCACGAGCCGCATTGGGTAGCCCCTAGCGTGTTGGTGCAGAAGCTGCTAGCCTACCAAGCCGCCGACGAAACCCCCGATGCCGCCGACTTAGTGGTGGCCCTAGCCCGTTGCGCGTGGTCGAACCCCGACGATGCCGCCCAAGCCCGCGCCCACCTGCCTGAATTGCACAACGCCGACCTGCGCGAGTTGCTAACCTGGCTGCTAGCTCCTGTTGAAGAAGGCGCGCCACTTCCCATCACCACAGCGGAAACCTGCGCTAGTGCACCAGCCGCGCCACAAACGGAGCAGATAAGGCACTACGGCACTTCCTCTACCCGCACCACCACGCCCCTCGATGCGGTGCCGGTACCCGTGCCTGCCTCTGCACCGCCTCACGCTGCTGAGCTACCAGCTTGGTTAGCTACTACTACCACGAGTCTGACGGCTGGCGTTAGCTTGTTGCAGCGAGCCAAGGAAAAGCTAGGTAAGCTTATTCCTATCAAGAGTGAAACGGAGCAGATCATCCCCATCGACCTGACTGAGGCCCTGCCTTGGCTGTGGGCCGTGGCCGCTCGCACCCGCTACCCCACCGCCGAGCTACCCGCGCTGGCAGCGCTGGGCGAGCTTCCGGGCCTAGCTCGGCCCTGGCAGCCAGGCTGGACGCTAGCCGAAATTGGCCTCACGTATGTGCGCACTTGGGAGAAAGGCAAGCCTACCGTCACCGATAAGCACGTCGAGCTGCTGGTGCCCGTTACGCCCGCCACCCGACCGGCTCCTCCCCTGCTCCCCTACGCCGCTTACGCTGGTCTTTCTGAACGCATTGATATGTATGCCTGGACGTTGCACTTCTACGTGCCGACTACTGTGGCGCTGTTACCGAACAACCCCGAGCCGTTGCACTGGCACGTGCTGCGTACGTGCTGCCGCACCGACGAGGCGGGCTCCGAAGTCCGCGACACCATGCAGCGCTCCTTGGCCGGGCTGCTAGGCACGGGGCCACACCACGCCGTTGGTACCTCGACGCTGCTGGCCGCTGGCTTGGTGCACCAGGCCCCCACCGTGCGTGCCATGGCGCTGGAAGTTTTGCTAAGCGCCACCGACACCGGCCGCTTAGTGCCCGCCGACCTAGGTCGCGCCCTCGGGCGTTTGGTAGCAACGGGTCGTGCTCCTTTGGCCCGCCTCACCGACGGGTTGGCTCAGGTGCGCGCCATCAGCCTCCGCACCGACGACGCGTTGTGCCAGGCCCTCGAAGCGCTACTGCCGCAGCTGCCCGTCGCGCCCTTGCGCAACACGGCTAAGCTGCTTGATACCTACGCTGATACCTCGAAGCGGGTGCGCCGTTCGATACCGGAAGCGGTACAAACCCGCCTACGCGAGTGGCAGAGCGTAGACAGCTTGAAAAAGGCAGCCGGCGCATTGCTAAAGTAG
- a CDS encoding SWIM zinc finger family protein yields the protein MTDFAYTYAQSSALTRRPEGDALLLAAYAENTPTAGAACFFRGQLRDPWLTARGLTTLAKVVASRFVPQSAALRDPIVTAGAGRLRFEAFSSCNGVYARLDLGPAALDGEFVQSGTTNVDFNEPMINALSRISRTEPVRLSVGQQEVTLERAAGHVTERKVTLPERWLRGLTAAQDYLSRMEERLTMSRVQATQLLHSLPAGTSRTDTYLVLRGGRPTFAPVAAAGAVRVGGAHRLRLLEGLLPLGETVRVYATPDGQASAMLLTLGGGQEFLLALSAEVNRGFSGEGTQLETLAEELPAEWLAGANNLFHSNETFNPTLFGLTHDLSPATVTRLCAHLSALGLLGFDLRENEYFYRRLPFKTERILSLNPRLKNARALLAEADDVQLVGVGAGGRTEVRVRGTDVWHTVVLGGAEPARCTCQWYSSHQGQRGPCKHILAAQLRFG from the coding sequence ATGACTGACTTTGCTTACACCTACGCCCAGTCCTCGGCCCTGACCCGCCGCCCGGAAGGCGACGCGCTGCTCTTGGCAGCTTACGCCGAAAACACCCCCACTGCGGGCGCCGCCTGCTTTTTTCGCGGACAGTTGCGCGACCCTTGGCTGACCGCCCGTGGGCTAACCACATTAGCCAAAGTAGTGGCCTCGCGCTTCGTACCGCAGAGCGCCGCCCTGCGCGACCCCATCGTGACGGCGGGCGCGGGACGATTGCGCTTTGAGGCTTTTTCGTCGTGCAACGGCGTGTACGCCCGCCTCGACCTAGGTCCGGCGGCGCTCGACGGCGAGTTTGTGCAGAGCGGTACCACCAACGTCGATTTCAACGAGCCCATGATTAATGCGCTCAGCCGCATTAGCCGCACCGAGCCGGTGCGCCTGAGCGTGGGACAGCAGGAAGTGACCTTGGAGCGCGCGGCCGGTCACGTTACCGAGCGCAAAGTGACGCTGCCGGAGCGCTGGTTGCGCGGCCTAACAGCCGCTCAAGACTACCTCTCGCGCATGGAGGAACGCCTGACCATGAGTCGCGTGCAGGCTACGCAACTACTGCATTCACTCCCCGCCGGCACTTCCCGCACCGATACGTACCTCGTGCTGCGCGGCGGGCGACCCACCTTCGCGCCGGTAGCGGCCGCCGGGGCCGTGCGCGTAGGCGGCGCGCACCGCTTGCGCCTACTCGAAGGCTTATTGCCCCTGGGTGAAACCGTGCGCGTATACGCCACCCCCGACGGCCAAGCCAGTGCCATGCTGCTGACTCTAGGTGGAGGCCAAGAGTTTCTGCTGGCCTTGTCGGCCGAAGTAAACCGGGGCTTTTCGGGCGAGGGCACCCAGCTCGAAACGCTGGCGGAGGAATTGCCTGCCGAGTGGCTGGCGGGCGCCAACAACCTCTTTCACAGCAACGAAACCTTCAACCCTACCCTATTCGGCCTAACGCACGACTTAAGCCCGGCCACCGTAACGCGGCTGTGTGCCCACCTCTCGGCCCTAGGTCTGCTTGGTTTCGACCTGCGCGAAAACGAATACTTCTACCGCCGCTTGCCCTTCAAAACCGAGCGCATCCTCAGCCTGAACCCGCGCCTAAAAAACGCTCGTGCCCTGCTCGCCGAGGCCGACGATGTGCAGTTGGTGGGCGTGGGCGCCGGAGGTCGCACCGAGGTGCGCGTACGCGGTACCGATGTGTGGCATACCGTGGTGCTAGGTGGGGCTGAGCCGGCCCGCTGCACTTGCCAGTGGTACTCCAGCCACCAAGGCCAGCGCGGCCCGTGTAAGCACATCTTGGCCGCGCAACTGCGGTTTGGGTAG
- a CDS encoding DUF4394 domain-containing protein — translation MAKTIRPIRCPQCGSPDKSTLGSDLFRCNACQTEYYLDSDDITVHVRHHYAAPPVAPPARRPPLSWGQRVGIGLCGLVAVGAITWLVVLLTRSAQPFQAAIPVAKPTFYLTNFVYADARRQPVYVTIRTDAPRWGSDSTTWTAVFFDARTGRLRREQELLPLGRHPDEHLFSWHTFPNGHVYVLHDQATLYRIDPRTDQLTDVSQRLLANQPAASSGVAQFAFDTDHEALRVLTNEGQTLYYRPTTGQLFTNGEALYRAADRQQPPQFFYFEQASGDFQAASRSRLIRSRAAGELGRFDTVAVAPGRRYFDARVLYQDATTLLVLTATTPRREGPHLLQRLSVPDDRILWSHPAKSYDFQEVVRIADGFALHYRGGPDYAHGALLLANDGHEIRDFQRKRME, via the coding sequence ATGGCCAAAACCATTCGCCCCATTCGCTGCCCGCAGTGCGGCAGCCCCGATAAGAGTACGCTTGGCTCCGACCTATTTCGTTGTAACGCCTGCCAAACGGAGTACTACCTCGACTCCGACGATATAACGGTGCACGTGCGCCACCACTACGCCGCGCCGCCAGTAGCACCACCGGCACGGCGCCCACCCTTGTCCTGGGGCCAACGGGTGGGCATCGGGCTGTGTGGGTTGGTGGCCGTGGGGGCCATTACCTGGTTGGTGGTACTGCTCACCCGCTCAGCCCAACCGTTTCAAGCGGCCATTCCGGTGGCCAAGCCGACCTTCTATCTCACCAACTTTGTGTACGCTGATGCGCGTCGGCAGCCCGTGTACGTGACGATCCGCACTGATGCGCCGCGCTGGGGTAGCGACTCGACGACCTGGACGGCCGTCTTTTTCGATGCTCGTACCGGCCGCCTGCGCCGCGAGCAGGAGCTTTTGCCCCTAGGTCGGCACCCCGACGAGCACCTCTTTAGCTGGCATACTTTCCCGAATGGCCACGTGTACGTGCTCCACGACCAGGCTACATTGTACCGGATTGATCCGCGTACCGATCAGCTCACCGACGTTAGCCAACGCTTGCTCGCCAACCAACCCGCCGCCAGCAGCGGCGTGGCGCAGTTTGCCTTCGACACTGACCACGAAGCGTTGCGTGTGCTCACCAATGAGGGCCAAACCCTCTATTATCGACCCACCACCGGCCAGCTTTTTACCAACGGTGAAGCTTTGTACCGCGCGGCCGACCGGCAACAGCCGCCACAATTTTTCTACTTCGAACAAGCTTCAGGCGACTTTCAAGCGGCCTCGCGCAGCCGCCTGATCCGGAGTCGGGCTGCCGGGGAGCTAGGTCGCTTCGATACGGTTGCTGTGGCGCCTGGCCGCCGCTACTTCGATGCCCGCGTGCTCTATCAAGATGCCACGACGCTGCTTGTTCTTACCGCCACAACACCCCGGCGCGAGGGCCCACACCTGCTGCAACGCCTCAGCGTGCCCGATGACCGTATTCTGTGGAGCCACCCTGCCAAGTCCTACGATTTTCAGGAAGTGGTGCGTATTGCCGATGGCTTTGCCCTGCACTACCGCGGCGGCCCCGACTACGCGCACGGTGCCCTGCTGCTAGCCAACGACGGGCACGAAATCCGCGACTTTCAACGTAAGCGCATGGAGTAA